Proteins from a single region of Candidatus Tumulicola sp.:
- a CDS encoding NHL repeat-containing protein, whose protein sequence is MMQRPQMAPLIWLICIFLTACSGGGGAMTNAGTPGSSEPMLYVTNSATDQILVFAGNASGDAAPVKLLLGNATKLSEPYNISLDVSGRLYVGNTHLSTDGVTVYAAGAIGDAAPLQNIAGPSTGLSEACAVVTDASGDIYAVSNLSNSVDEFSPGANGDVAPMASLKGANTGFAYPSGIALDGAGSMYVAVHDTDAIEVFPANATGDVKPTAAIAGSNTGLNGPEGLTISGGKLYVANTNGNSVLVFSLNATGNAAPTLNIGGPNTGLSTPTQVAIAPNGNIYVANYNGNSVGIFAPAANGDAAPLAEIKGPSTGFNFPEGIAFH, encoded by the coding sequence ATGATGCAGCGGCCGCAGATGGCGCCGTTGATCTGGCTGATATGTATATTCCTCACCGCATGCTCGGGCGGCGGCGGTGCGATGACGAATGCAGGAACCCCGGGCTCAAGCGAGCCGATGCTTTATGTGACGAACAGCGCCACAGATCAGATCCTCGTCTTTGCCGGCAATGCGAGCGGTGACGCCGCCCCCGTGAAGCTGCTTCTCGGCAACGCGACGAAGCTCAGCGAACCGTACAACATCTCCCTCGATGTCTCGGGGCGGCTGTACGTCGGTAACACGCACCTCAGCACGGACGGCGTCACCGTCTATGCCGCCGGGGCGATCGGCGACGCTGCGCCGCTCCAGAACATCGCGGGGCCGAGCACCGGACTCTCCGAAGCATGCGCGGTCGTCACCGACGCCAGCGGCGACATCTATGCGGTCAGCAACCTCTCCAATTCGGTCGACGAGTTCTCGCCCGGCGCCAACGGAGACGTCGCTCCGATGGCGAGCCTCAAGGGCGCTAACACCGGCTTTGCCTATCCGAGCGGCATCGCGCTTGACGGCGCCGGCTCGATGTACGTCGCCGTGCACGATACGGACGCGATCGAAGTGTTTCCCGCAAACGCGACCGGCGACGTCAAACCGACGGCCGCGATCGCGGGCAGCAACACCGGGCTGAACGGACCGGAGGGTTTGACGATCAGCGGCGGCAAGCTGTACGTCGCCAATACGAACGGAAACTCGGTGCTCGTCTTTTCACTCAACGCCACCGGCAACGCCGCGCCGACGCTCAACATCGGAGGCCCGAACACCGGCCTGTCCACCCCAACGCAAGTGGCCATCGCGCCCAACGGCAACATCTACGTCGCCAACTATAACGGGAACTCCGTCGGGATATTCGCGCCGGCGGCGAACGGCGACGCCGCTCCACTGGCTGAGATCAAAGGACCCAGCACTGGCTTCAATTTCCCAGAGGGCATCGCGTTTCATTAG
- a CDS encoding ABC transporter ATP-binding protein, which produces MSAQVLALSGVEAFYGRIPALRGISLTVGEGEVVALIGGNGAGKTTTLRTISGLVRAAKGSIHLRDRVITHVLPDRIVRMGVVQVPEGRRIFPRMTVLENLELGAFVRTDKAGVRKDLDDVFALFPRLAERRAQKAGTLSGGEQQMLAIGRAMMAKPKLLLLDEPSLGLSPILVDTIFSVIVDINKGGVPILLIEQNARKALQVASRGYVMETGTIVKEGTASALLADDDVRKAYLGED; this is translated from the coding sequence ATGAGCGCGCAGGTACTGGCGCTGTCGGGCGTCGAGGCGTTTTACGGGCGTATCCCGGCACTGCGCGGCATCAGCTTGACGGTCGGTGAGGGTGAAGTGGTCGCGCTCATCGGCGGCAACGGGGCCGGCAAGACGACGACTCTGCGCACGATCTCCGGCCTGGTGCGAGCGGCGAAGGGGAGCATCCATCTTCGCGACCGCGTCATCACGCACGTCTTGCCGGATCGCATCGTGCGCATGGGAGTCGTGCAGGTACCCGAAGGGCGGCGCATCTTCCCGCGCATGACGGTGCTGGAGAACTTGGAGCTCGGCGCGTTCGTCCGCACCGACAAGGCCGGCGTGCGCAAGGATCTGGACGACGTGTTCGCGCTGTTCCCTCGGCTGGCGGAGCGGCGCGCGCAGAAAGCGGGCACGCTGTCTGGCGGTGAACAGCAAATGCTGGCCATCGGGCGGGCGATGATGGCGAAGCCGAAGCTGCTCCTCTTGGACGAGCCGTCGCTCGGCCTTTCGCCGATCCTCGTCGACACGATCTTCTCGGTGATCGTCGACATCAACAAGGGCGGCGTGCCGATCCTGTTGATCGAGCAGAATGCTCGCAAAGCGCTGCAGGTCGCCTCGCGCGGTTACGTGATGGAAACGGGTACTATCGTCAAGGAAGGCACGGCGTCCGCCCTGCTCGCCGATGACGACGTGCGCAAGGCGTACTTGGGCGAGGATTAA
- a CDS encoding ABC transporter ATP-binding protein — protein sequence MTPLLQLDNVTKRFGGLIAVHDLSLQVEQGAIVSLIGPNGAGKSTVFNLITGIYAPTSGSIEFNGRQLNGLRPDLVAAAGAMRTFQNIRLFAFMSVLENVMVGRHVRMHATAFDGALRTPRAVREEQAVTDRAMELLEYVGLTQYASEWARNLPHGMQRRLEIARALAADPTLLLLDEPAAGTNPAEKQQLMSLVESIRARGVTVLLIEHDMKLVMGISDYIHVLDHGDKISEGRPEQVRHDPRVIEAYLGKGA from the coding sequence ATGACGCCCCTCTTGCAGCTCGACAACGTGACGAAGCGGTTTGGCGGTTTGATCGCCGTACACGATCTCAGCCTGCAGGTCGAGCAGGGCGCCATCGTCAGCTTGATCGGGCCGAACGGCGCGGGCAAATCGACCGTGTTCAATCTCATCACCGGGATCTACGCGCCGACTTCCGGGTCGATCGAATTCAATGGCCGGCAGCTCAATGGTCTGCGGCCCGATTTGGTCGCCGCGGCCGGCGCCATGCGCACGTTTCAAAACATCCGCCTCTTCGCATTCATGAGCGTGCTCGAGAACGTGATGGTCGGGCGGCACGTCCGGATGCATGCGACCGCATTCGACGGAGCGCTGAGAACGCCGCGAGCGGTGCGCGAGGAGCAGGCGGTCACCGATCGCGCGATGGAGCTCTTGGAATATGTCGGACTGACTCAGTACGCGTCTGAATGGGCGCGAAACTTGCCGCACGGCATGCAGCGACGCCTGGAGATCGCGCGCGCGTTGGCCGCCGATCCTACACTGCTGCTGTTGGATGAACCCGCAGCGGGGACGAATCCGGCTGAAAAGCAGCAGTTGATGAGCCTGGTGGAGTCGATCCGCGCGCGTGGTGTCACCGTGCTGCTGATCGAGCACGACATGAAACTGGTCATGGGCATCTCCGACTATATCCACGTGCTCGATCATGGGGATAAGATCAGCGAAGGGCGGCCCGAGCAGGTGCGCCACGACCCGCGCGTCATCGAAGCGTACTTGGGGAAGGGCGCATGA
- a CDS encoding YncE family protein → MQRLSHLVALGALTVASLVAGLGAPRAVADVQLLSAQPAIAVPREAGRFDYMTVDGQYRRLLAAHTSSNDLLVVNMDTGEIERRVRTGAGHGVALDVKHGKIFVGTEDGIVDVVHRRYLVENDRISVPGAAGAVTFDPKNDMLYADHSDSGEVWVIDSRTNKLRGAIEIPKGPEYLEYDPVTDRVYQNVTSVNSVVVIDPQTNAVSGMWPIAPASDPRGLAIDGAGHRLFSAGSNGKLAVIDMNTGSVLQAIDIPPRVDQIAWDAGLQRLYCASGLGLLAVIGTTSVGFGRLGDVTIPRGAHTLAVDPKTHNVWVAYGGDNADYVMKFMPPSPSPNPSLPPPAPTPSSTKM, encoded by the coding sequence ATGCAGCGCCTTTCGCATCTGGTCGCGCTGGGTGCACTCACAGTCGCGTCGCTCGTCGCAGGCCTTGGCGCGCCGCGCGCCGTCGCCGACGTCCAATTGCTCTCTGCTCAGCCGGCCATCGCGGTTCCCCGCGAGGCCGGCCGTTTCGACTACATGACGGTGGACGGCCAGTATCGGCGGTTGCTCGCCGCTCACACCAGCAGCAACGATCTCCTCGTCGTGAACATGGATACCGGCGAGATCGAGCGACGCGTGCGAACCGGAGCGGGCCACGGCGTCGCGCTCGACGTCAAGCACGGCAAGATCTTCGTCGGCACAGAAGACGGCATCGTCGATGTGGTGCACCGCAGATATCTCGTCGAGAACGACCGCATCAGCGTGCCCGGCGCCGCCGGCGCAGTGACTTTCGATCCCAAGAACGACATGCTGTACGCGGACCACAGCGACAGCGGCGAGGTGTGGGTGATCGATTCACGCACCAATAAACTCCGCGGCGCCATCGAGATCCCAAAAGGGCCGGAGTATCTGGAGTACGATCCGGTCACCGACCGCGTGTACCAAAACGTCACGTCGGTCAACTCGGTCGTGGTGATCGATCCTCAGACCAACGCGGTCTCCGGCATGTGGCCGATCGCTCCGGCTAGCGATCCGCGCGGCTTGGCCATCGACGGAGCCGGGCACCGCTTGTTCAGCGCGGGCAGCAACGGGAAGCTGGCCGTCATCGACATGAACACCGGCAGCGTCTTGCAGGCGATCGACATCCCGCCGCGCGTCGATCAAATCGCTTGGGATGCAGGCTTGCAGCGCCTCTATTGCGCCAGCGGCCTTGGTCTGTTGGCGGTCATCGGCACTACGAGCGTGGGTTTCGGCCGTCTCGGCGACGTGACCATTCCGCGCGGCGCGCACACCCTCGCCGTGGATCCCAAGACGCACAACGTGTGGGTCGCGTACGGCGGCGATAACGCTGATTACGTGATGAAGTTCATGCCGCCGTCGCCCTCGCCAAACCCATCGCTGCCGCCGCCTGCGCCGACCCCAAGTTCAACCAAAATGTAG
- a CDS encoding O-methyltransferase has translation MSENPNDRDLAYLSRLHGEPDALMLELEALGKRDEVPIIHREVGRFLSVMTSCMLASNILEIGTAYGCSTLWMARAQPEAGRIWTIDPDVRRTDVARSFFERAGVAERIEIINQPALAVLGRLPKRLYDIILIDALKEEYADYLEQVVPLVKHSGLVIVDNLLWSHRASQAPGGDDAEATRAIRRFNELLLGHQSFNATILPLGDGVGVAAKIR, from the coding sequence ATGAGCGAGAATCCGAACGACCGCGACCTCGCGTATCTGAGCCGCCTGCACGGCGAGCCGGATGCGCTCATGCTCGAATTGGAGGCGCTCGGCAAACGGGACGAGGTGCCGATCATCCACCGCGAAGTCGGACGCTTCCTGTCGGTGATGACCAGCTGCATGCTGGCCTCGAACATCCTGGAGATCGGCACCGCTTATGGCTGCTCGACGCTATGGATGGCGCGCGCGCAGCCGGAGGCCGGGCGCATTTGGACGATCGACCCGGATGTGCGCCGCACCGACGTCGCGCGCTCGTTTTTCGAGCGAGCAGGCGTGGCCGAGCGCATCGAGATCATCAATCAGCCCGCGTTGGCCGTGCTCGGGCGCCTGCCGAAGAGGTTATACGACATCATTCTCATCGACGCTCTCAAGGAAGAGTATGCGGATTACCTGGAACAAGTCGTGCCGCTGGTGAAGCATTCGGGTCTGGTCATCGTCGACAACTTGCTGTGGTCGCATCGCGCGTCGCAAGCACCGGGCGGCGATGACGCAGAGGCCACGCGGGCCATCCGCCGCTTCAACGAGCTGCTGCTCGGCCATCAGAGTTTCAATGCGACGATCCTGCCCTTGGGCGACGGCGTCGGGGTCGCTGCAAAAATACGCTAG
- a CDS encoding Gfo/Idh/MocA family oxidoreductase — protein sequence MTPNPLRVAIIGMGFGSRVQLPVFAAHPETRVVALCSGTLARAKAAAAEYRIEHFTDDYREAVARPDVDLVSIVTPPDLHEPITIAALRARKHVLCEKPFALSVRDARHMLAAARRAKRSGFLDHEFRYLPVRRRAKDLVDDGWLGQLQRIAIVEASPWMAASSILRFGWQSRSKSGGGVLGALGSHLIDYCRWLGGEISEVSATLQTKVRQRERVEGPRGSVDADDNFSLRLVLSGGALASIDVSATAGASFSSISIFGSKGALTIRNDEELFGLRAGRDPVRVTAPSRYPREFADKHRLMGPFYVLVSEMLESLEGRPSSVPTFEDGVRVQEVLDAARASSRSGRVVRLGSRRRAA from the coding sequence GTGACCCCCAACCCACTGCGCGTGGCGATCATCGGAATGGGCTTCGGCAGTCGCGTGCAATTGCCGGTGTTCGCGGCCCACCCGGAGACCCGCGTCGTCGCGCTATGCTCGGGGACGCTCGCCCGCGCCAAGGCCGCGGCCGCCGAATATCGCATCGAGCATTTCACGGACGACTACCGTGAGGCCGTCGCTCGGCCGGATGTCGACCTCGTCAGCATCGTCACGCCGCCGGACCTGCACGAGCCGATCACTATCGCCGCGTTGCGCGCGCGCAAGCATGTGTTGTGCGAAAAGCCCTTCGCTCTTTCCGTCCGAGACGCGCGCCACATGCTCGCGGCCGCCCGCCGCGCGAAGCGTTCCGGATTCCTCGACCACGAATTCCGCTATCTCCCGGTGCGGCGGCGCGCCAAAGACCTCGTGGATGACGGCTGGCTAGGGCAACTGCAACGCATCGCGATCGTCGAGGCATCCCCATGGATGGCGGCGAGCAGCATATTGCGCTTCGGCTGGCAGTCGCGCAGCAAGAGCGGCGGCGGCGTGCTGGGTGCGCTCGGCTCGCACCTCATCGACTATTGCCGCTGGCTCGGAGGCGAGATCAGCGAAGTGAGCGCCACGCTGCAGACCAAAGTGCGACAGCGCGAACGGGTCGAGGGTCCGCGCGGCAGCGTTGACGCCGATGATAATTTTTCGCTCCGCCTGGTTTTGTCCGGCGGTGCGCTGGCGTCGATCGACGTGAGCGCGACCGCCGGCGCGTCGTTCTCCTCGATCAGCATCTTCGGTTCCAAAGGTGCGCTGACGATCCGCAACGACGAGGAGCTATTCGGCTTGCGCGCCGGGCGCGATCCTGTGCGTGTGACGGCTCCTTCGCGCTATCCGCGTGAGTTCGCAGACAAGCACCGGCTGATGGGTCCGTTCTACGTCCTCGTCAGCGAGATGCTCGAGAGCCTTGAAGGCCGGCCATCTTCAGTGCCGACGTTTGAGGACGGCGTTCGCGTGCAAGAGGTTCTCGACGCGGCGCGCGCCTCATCGCGATCGGGGCGAGTCGTGCGGCTCGGCTCGCGACGGCGAGCGGCATGA
- a CDS encoding 3'-5' exonuclease: protein MNSTDPLIFGHGARAGIVAVEPDLAGNVVIYQRDGPRVERSVAPLQSWVLARKQMDDSIELAGPHPLRHLLVNSSGRAVEFAHSLASDQRLVYQDPVTAHLTHSGDTFYRGLEFSQLRRLQFDIETLDVYPDREDGAICLIAVTDTSGFERVLALDEFENEGALIAEFARIVRALDPDLVEGHNVFNFDLWYLAQRARRLDVPLILGRDGRTPLYVDESLRRSVPNGMVARYYRIEGRQIIDTFYGVMRWDVARRLPNYKLKHVVRTLGIGDDARTLVNAANMRALWADPAERAKLKAYCLDDARDTARLSAMVTPSEFYQAQMVPESLQGLAFVGIGGRIERLMVRAYLRAHHSIPRPRASMPIEGALTAAFETGVFRDVVKCDVESLYPSLMLARHIAPQDDDLDVFLPMLRGLRDFRMQAKRRAAAAGDQTGDAYLAADGLQQAFKILVNSFFGFLGTNGLHFNDPAAAARVTEAGREVMEKIVEGLRDRGCLVIEADTDGAFFTVPAGADAQAIVGSVDLGLGDEARLVCEERYDAMLSLMAKNYALRRLNGSVVLRGSAMRSARDEAFGRALVTDITVALMDGHPERVAEIVKQVVDKVRQGRLSLDEFSRRESITPKTFSSPGNRRLAHALAERGLAVGDKVRVYQRTGGELALSEEYAADEDREYLQKRVVDFVARFGNLVPPEARMAASDHPDQLSLL from the coding sequence ATGAACTCCACCGATCCCCTGATCTTCGGTCATGGCGCGCGCGCCGGCATCGTCGCGGTCGAGCCGGATCTTGCAGGCAACGTCGTCATCTACCAGCGCGACGGGCCACGCGTTGAGCGCAGCGTTGCGCCGCTGCAGTCTTGGGTGCTCGCGCGCAAGCAGATGGACGACAGCATCGAGCTCGCCGGGCCCCACCCGCTGCGCCATCTGCTCGTCAATTCCAGCGGACGGGCTGTCGAATTCGCGCACTCGCTCGCCAGCGATCAGCGCCTAGTGTACCAAGATCCGGTGACCGCGCACTTGACGCACAGCGGCGATACCTTTTATCGAGGGCTGGAATTCTCGCAGCTTCGCCGGCTACAATTCGACATCGAGACGCTCGACGTGTACCCCGACCGCGAAGACGGCGCTATCTGTCTCATCGCGGTGACCGACACCAGCGGCTTCGAGCGGGTCCTCGCGCTCGACGAATTCGAAAACGAAGGCGCGCTCATCGCAGAGTTCGCGCGCATCGTGCGCGCGTTGGACCCGGACCTTGTGGAGGGCCACAACGTCTTCAATTTCGATCTCTGGTACTTGGCGCAGCGCGCGCGGCGCCTCGATGTGCCGCTGATCCTCGGGCGAGACGGACGCACGCCCTTGTATGTGGACGAGAGCCTGCGCCGCAGCGTCCCCAACGGCATGGTCGCGAGGTACTATCGCATCGAGGGGCGTCAGATCATCGACACCTTCTACGGCGTCATGCGTTGGGACGTCGCGCGCCGTCTGCCCAACTACAAGTTGAAGCATGTGGTCCGCACGCTCGGCATCGGGGACGATGCGCGGACGCTCGTCAACGCCGCCAACATGCGGGCGCTGTGGGCCGATCCGGCCGAACGAGCCAAGCTCAAGGCTTACTGCCTCGACGATGCGCGCGACACGGCCCGGCTCTCGGCGATGGTCACCCCGTCCGAGTTCTATCAGGCGCAAATGGTGCCCGAGTCGTTGCAAGGGCTCGCGTTCGTGGGCATCGGAGGTCGCATCGAGCGGTTGATGGTGCGCGCGTATCTGCGCGCGCATCATTCCATCCCGCGACCGCGGGCGTCCATGCCCATCGAAGGCGCGCTCACAGCGGCTTTCGAGACCGGCGTCTTCCGCGACGTCGTCAAGTGCGACGTCGAGAGCTTGTATCCGTCGCTCATGCTGGCGCGCCACATCGCGCCGCAGGACGACGATCTTGATGTCTTTCTCCCGATGCTGCGCGGCCTGCGGGATTTCCGGATGCAAGCCAAGCGCCGCGCCGCGGCGGCAGGGGACCAGACCGGCGACGCGTACCTCGCGGCCGACGGGTTGCAGCAGGCCTTCAAGATCCTCGTCAACTCGTTCTTCGGCTTCTTGGGGACGAACGGGCTGCATTTCAACGACCCCGCCGCGGCGGCGCGCGTCACTGAGGCGGGCCGCGAGGTGATGGAGAAGATCGTCGAGGGGTTGCGCGATCGGGGTTGTCTCGTGATCGAAGCCGACACCGATGGCGCTTTTTTCACGGTTCCAGCCGGAGCGGATGCGCAAGCGATCGTCGGGAGCGTCGACTTGGGGCTCGGCGATGAAGCGCGGCTGGTCTGCGAGGAGCGCTACGACGCCATGCTTTCGCTCATGGCGAAGAACTATGCGCTGCGCAGGCTCAACGGCAGCGTGGTGCTGCGCGGCTCGGCGATGCGTTCCGCGCGCGATGAAGCCTTTGGGCGCGCGCTCGTGACGGATATCACCGTCGCGTTGATGGACGGGCATCCCGAGCGCGTCGCGGAGATCGTCAAGCAGGTCGTCGACAAGGTGCGGCAAGGCCGGCTCAGCCTGGACGAATTCAGCCGCCGCGAATCGATCACGCCGAAGACGTTCAGCTCGCCGGGCAACCGCCGCCTGGCGCACGCGCTCGCCGAAAGGGGGCTCGCCGTCGGCGACAAAGTCCGCGTGTATCAGCGGACGGGAGGGGAGCTAGCGCTGTCCGAGGAGTATGCCGCAGACGAAGATCGCGAGTATCTGCAAAAACGGGTGGTCGATTTCGTCGCGCGTTTCGGCAACCTCGTGCCGCCGGAAGCGAGAATGGCGGCGTCAGACCATCCCGATCAGCTCTCGCTCTTGTAG